From one Poseidonibacter antarcticus genomic stretch:
- the rd gene encoding rubredoxin has translation MQKYICTVCDYIYDPAIGDPDSGIEPGTAFEDLPEDWECPDCGVSKEEFEPFEEN, from the coding sequence ATGCAAAAATATATATGTACAGTATGTGATTATATCTATGATCCAGCGATTGGTGACCCTGATTCTGGGATTGAACCTGGAACAGCTTTTGAAGATCTTCCAGAAGATTGGGAATGTCCAGATTGTGGTGTATCAAAAGAGGAATTCGAACCTTTTGAAGAAAATTAA
- the ppk2 gene encoding polyphosphate kinase 2: MNLSDFERTNHSGLYISKVAHPIFGKKYIARFQYERKRYVKVLGYTKKDNLTKKSALDLMQKFKDSIMLKEDKIETVINKPVATKENSFENEQLSKLIKENEQLLSILGDYKKLDTDILKEGVQKIYDLEELKRYQIELIKLQNHLESNNQRMIVLFEGRDASGKGGAIRRMTRYMNNKHYRIVALGKPNDTQRTQWFFQRYIEHFPTGGEIVLFDRSWYNRAMVEPIFGFCTKEEHEIFMEDVVNFEQDLVRQGMILVKLYFSVSKEEQKRRFDRRIQDPLRQWKFSEVDMQAQDLWDEFSEKKYEMLRRTTSRSAPWHIVRSDNKHKARLEAMKIILNSVDYDGRNYSLDYEPDEAVNISVQRELLQMRKSKNY, encoded by the coding sequence ATGAATTTAAGTGATTTCGAAAGAACGAACCATAGTGGATTATATATTTCTAAAGTTGCTCATCCTATCTTTGGGAAAAAATATATAGCAAGATTCCAATATGAAAGAAAAAGATATGTTAAAGTTTTAGGTTATACAAAAAAAGATAATTTAACTAAGAAATCTGCATTAGATTTAATGCAAAAATTTAAAGATTCTATAATGTTAAAAGAGGATAAAATCGAAACTGTAATAAATAAACCAGTTGCTACTAAAGAAAATAGTTTTGAAAATGAACAATTATCAAAACTAATTAAAGAAAATGAACAATTATTATCAATATTAGGTGATTATAAAAAACTCGATACTGATATTTTAAAAGAGGGTGTACAAAAGATATATGATCTTGAAGAGTTAAAAAGATATCAAATTGAATTAATTAAGCTTCAAAATCATTTAGAATCAAATAATCAAAGAATGATTGTTCTTTTTGAAGGAAGAGATGCTTCTGGAAAAGGTGGTGCTATTAGACGAATGACTAGGTATATGAATAATAAACATTACCGTATCGTTGCGCTTGGTAAACCAAATGATACACAAAGAACACAATGGTTCTTCCAACGATATATTGAACATTTTCCTACAGGTGGAGAAATAGTTTTATTTGATAGATCTTGGTATAACAGAGCTATGGTTGAGCCGATTTTTGGATTTTGTACAAAAGAAGAACATGAAATTTTTATGGAAGATGTTGTAAATTTTGAGCAAGATTTAGTAAGACAAGGAATGATTCTAGTTAAACTTTATTTTTCTGTTTCAAAAGAAGAGCAAAAAAGAAGATTTGATAGAAGAATTCAAGATCCATTAAGACAATGGAAATTCTCAGAAGTTGATATGCAAGCACAAGATTTATGGGATGAATTCTCTGAAAAAAAATATGAAATGCTTAGACGTACAACTTCGCGATCTGCTCCATGGCATATTGTAAGAAGTGATAATAAACATAAAGCTAGACTTGAAGCTATGAAAATTATTTTAAATTCTGTTGATTATGATGGTAGAAATTATTCACTTGATTATGAACCAGATGAAGCAGTTAATATTTCTGTTCAAAGAGAGTTACTTCAAATGAGAAAATCTAAAAACTATTAG
- the nspC gene encoding carboxynorspermidine decarboxylase, whose protein sequence is MKKIVDSFDKLPSPSFVCEQDLLEKNLKLLKRVQDEADVNILLALKGFSLYSTFDLCKKYLKGCCASGLNEAILAREEFGGEVHTYSPAFKEEEFDQIVGLSDHIVFNSFNQLNQFREKAKDNVSIGLRINPEYSSVEVDLYNPCAVNSRLGITKVNFDENNLDDVEGLHFHALCEQNVDALEGALNAFEKNFSQYFSQLKWVNFGGGHHITRSDYDVEGLIKLLKEFKIRYPHLKVFLEPGEAVGWQTGYLVATVLDVIKNGMNLAILDTSAEAHMPDTLAMPYRAEIRNSGIANEKEFTYRLGGNTCLAGDIIGDYSFDKPLKIGDKIILEDMIHYTMVKTTTFNGIKLPAIVIKVSNKCYQIVNIFGYNEYKSRLS, encoded by the coding sequence ATTAAAAAAATTGTAGATAGTTTTGATAAATTACCAAGTCCTAGTTTTGTATGTGAACAAGATTTACTTGAAAAGAATTTAAAATTATTAAAAAGAGTTCAAGATGAAGCCGATGTTAATATTCTTTTAGCATTAAAAGGCTTTTCATTATATTCAACATTTGATTTATGTAAAAAATACTTAAAAGGATGCTGTGCTTCAGGACTTAATGAAGCTATTTTAGCTCGCGAAGAGTTTGGTGGAGAAGTACATACTTATTCACCTGCATTCAAAGAAGAAGAATTTGATCAAATAGTAGGACTATCAGATCACATTGTTTTCAACTCTTTTAATCAATTAAATCAATTTAGAGAAAAAGCAAAAGATAACGTTTCAATAGGTTTACGTATTAATCCTGAATACTCAAGTGTTGAAGTAGACTTATATAATCCTTGTGCTGTAAACTCAAGGTTAGGTATCACAAAAGTAAACTTTGATGAAAATAATCTTGATGATGTTGAAGGTTTACATTTTCATGCACTTTGTGAACAAAATGTAGATGCTCTTGAAGGTGCATTAAATGCATTTGAAAAAAACTTTTCTCAATATTTTTCTCAATTAAAATGGGTAAATTTTGGAGGAGGTCATCATATTACAAGAAGTGATTATGATGTTGAAGGTTTAATTAAATTATTAAAAGAATTTAAAATTAGATATCCACATTTAAAAGTATTCCTAGAACCAGGTGAAGCAGTAGGTTGGCAAACGGGTTACCTTGTTGCAACAGTTTTGGATGTAATTAAAAATGGAATGAATTTAGCAATACTAGATACTTCAGCAGAAGCACATATGCCTGATACTCTTGCAATGCCGTATCGAGCAGAAATTAGAAATAGTGGCATTGCAAATGAAAAAGAGTTTACCTATAGACTTGGTGGAAACACGTGTTTAGCAGGAGACATTATTGGAGATTATTCTTTTGATAAGCCCCTAAAAATTGGTGATAAAATCATATTAGAAGATATGATACATTATACAATGGTTAAAACAACAACCTTCAATGGGATTAAGTTACCTGCAATTGTAATAAAGGTATCCAACAAGTGTTATCAAATTGTAAACATCTTTGGCTATAATGAATATAAAAGCAGACTTTCATAA
- a CDS encoding saccharopine dehydrogenase family protein, with protein MTNTNTGILIIGAGGVSRVATTKCAMNIDTFEKITLASRTVSKCETIANDIKKNQNVVINVASVDADDVPSLVKLIKEVNPRVVLNVALPYQDLTIMDACTQAGVDYVDTANYEHPDEAKFEYKEQWAKQEQFEKANVKALLGSGFDPGVTGVFCAYAQQNLFDEINYIDIMDCNAGDHGYPFATNFNPEINLREVSANGRYWEEGKWIETKPLEIKVEHDYPEVGVKPSYLLYHEELESLCKNIKGLKRIRFFMTFGESYIQHMNCLENVGMLGIKPIMHKGVEIIPIEFLATLLPDPASLGPRTVGKTNIGCIIEGYKDGKKKKVYIYNTCDHQECYKETGAQAVSYTTGVPAMIGTKMIYQGIWDGKGVFNIEEFDAKPFMDELMIQGLPWKILDLPVI; from the coding sequence ATGACAAATACTAATACTGGTATTTTAATTATTGGAGCTGGTGGCGTAAGTCGTGTAGCAACTACAAAGTGTGCTATGAACATAGATACATTTGAAAAGATTACTTTAGCATCAAGAACTGTTTCTAAATGTGAAACAATTGCAAATGATATTAAAAAAAATCAAAATGTAGTTATAAATGTTGCATCAGTTGATGCTGATGATGTTCCTTCTTTAGTAAAACTTATAAAAGAAGTAAACCCAAGAGTTGTGTTAAATGTTGCTTTACCTTATCAAGATTTAACAATTATGGATGCGTGTACTCAAGCTGGTGTTGATTATGTTGATACTGCTAACTATGAGCATCCAGATGAGGCAAAGTTTGAATACAAAGAACAATGGGCAAAACAAGAGCAATTTGAAAAAGCGAATGTAAAAGCATTATTAGGTTCTGGTTTTGATCCAGGTGTTACAGGTGTATTTTGTGCTTATGCTCAACAAAACTTATTTGATGAGATTAATTATATAGATATTATGGACTGTAACGCAGGTGACCATGGTTATCCTTTTGCTACAAACTTTAATCCTGAAATAAATTTACGAGAAGTTTCTGCAAACGGTAGATATTGGGAAGAGGGTAAATGGATTGAAACAAAACCTTTAGAAATAAAAGTTGAACACGATTATCCAGAAGTTGGAGTAAAACCATCTTATCTTTTATATCATGAAGAGTTAGAATCTTTATGTAAAAATATCAAAGGTCTTAAAAGAATTAGATTTTTTATGACATTTGGAGAATCATATATTCAACATATGAATTGTTTAGAAAATGTAGGAATGTTAGGTATTAAACCTATTATGCACAAAGGTGTAGAAATTATTCCTATTGAGTTTTTAGCAACATTATTGCCAGATCCTGCATCACTTGGTCCAAGAACTGTTGGGAAAACAAATATTGGTTGTATTATTGAAGGTTATAAAGACGGTAAAAAGAAAAAAGTATATATTTATAATACTTGTGACCATCAAGAGTGTTACAAAGAAACAGGAGCTCAAGCTGTTTCATATACTACAGGAGTTCCTGCAATGATTGGAACTAAGATGATTTATCAGGGTATTTGGGATGGAAAAGGTGTGTTTAATATTGAAGAATTTGATGCTAAACCATTTATGGATGAATTAATGATTCAAGGTTTACCTTGGAAAATATTAGATTTACCTGTTATTTAA
- a CDS encoding tyrosine-type recombinase/integrase, producing the protein MARSTLPLTATQIKTTKPKEKDYKLFDGGGLFLLVAKTGGKRWRFKYRFNNKEKIIALGTYPSLSLKDARAKREEYKSLIANDIDPNEQKKQKKEEILKVEKKKENTFYKVSQEWHENYQTEVSENYHIKLGRALENYVYKYMKDKPIEDVTRLDLIEILKILKERDLQDTASRVLMIINKIYKYAVTLEYVPHNIVADIEQKNILGKREKKHYPTFTKEKDIKGLLLAIDDYSGDYTTKMALKMLPYVFVRSYNIRYCEWIEIDFDKKEWIIPASKMKTKTEFILPLPNQVIEILEEVKQFTGNGQYVFPSFRAKDKPMSDNTLIGALRRMGYTKEEFVPHSFRAMFSTIAYENMEEHGYSGEVIEALLSHKESNKVKEAYNRASYKKSMRGLIEWYEKYLTITKRVKNGN; encoded by the coding sequence ATGGCAAGAAGTACCCTACCACTAACTGCAACACAAATTAAGACTACTAAACCAAAAGAAAAAGATTATAAACTTTTTGATGGTGGAGGACTTTTTTTATTAGTAGCAAAAACTGGTGGTAAAAGATGGCGATTCAAATATAGGTTTAACAATAAAGAAAAAATTATAGCTCTAGGAACATATCCAAGTTTATCTCTAAAAGATGCAAGAGCAAAAAGAGAAGAGTATAAATCTTTAATAGCAAATGATATAGACCCAAATGAACAAAAGAAACAAAAAAAAGAAGAGATACTAAAAGTAGAAAAGAAAAAAGAAAATACATTTTATAAAGTTTCTCAAGAATGGCACGAAAATTATCAAACAGAAGTATCAGAAAACTATCATATAAAACTAGGTCGTGCATTAGAAAACTATGTATATAAATATATGAAAGATAAACCAATCGAAGATGTAACAAGATTAGACTTAATTGAAATACTTAAAATACTAAAAGAAAGAGATTTACAAGATACTGCAAGTAGAGTTCTAATGATAATAAATAAAATATATAAGTATGCAGTTACTTTAGAATATGTACCTCATAATATAGTAGCAGATATAGAACAAAAGAATATCTTAGGAAAAAGAGAAAAGAAACACTACCCTACTTTCACAAAAGAAAAAGATATAAAAGGCTTACTATTAGCTATTGATGATTATTCAGGAGATTACACAACTAAGATGGCTTTAAAAATGCTTCCTTATGTATTTGTACGAAGTTATAATATTAGATACTGTGAATGGATTGAAATAGACTTTGATAAAAAAGAATGGATAATACCAGCTTCAAAAATGAAAACTAAAACAGAATTTATACTTCCACTACCAAATCAAGTAATTGAAATACTAGAAGAAGTAAAACAATTTACGGGAAATGGTCAATATGTATTTCCAAGCTTTAGAGCAAAAGACAAACCAATGAGTGATAATACTCTTATTGGAGCATTAAGAAGAATGGGATATACAAAAGAAGAGTTCGTACCTCACAGTTTTAGAGCTATGTTTTCAACGATTGCTTATGAGAATATGGAAGAACATGGATATAGTGGAGAAGTTATTGAAGCTTTACTTTCTCATAAAGAATCTAATAAAGTTAAAGAGGCCTATAATCGTGCCTCTTATAAAAAATCTATGAGAGGATTAATTGAATGGTATGAAAAATACTTAACAATTACTAAAAGGGTAAAAAATGGAAATTAA
- the def gene encoding peptide deformylase: MLREVITYPNKLLRLKSEDVVEFNEELHTLLDDMYETMMDHAGVGLAAIQVGIPLNVLIISLPDDEDIQNKEDLIEAINPVITHKDGVQVFTEGCLSVPGFTEDVTRAQHIIVEYYDRHGQKQTMESEDFLAVAWQHEMEHLSGHLFIEHLSFLKRKKFEKEWKRKLKEEKK, encoded by the coding sequence ATGCTTAGAGAAGTTATAACTTATCCTAATAAATTACTTCGATTAAAATCAGAAGATGTAGTGGAGTTCAATGAAGAACTTCACACTCTTCTAGATGATATGTATGAAACTATGATGGATCATGCAGGTGTAGGACTTGCAGCTATTCAAGTAGGAATTCCTTTAAATGTATTAATAATTTCTTTACCAGATGATGAAGATATTCAAAATAAAGAAGACTTAATTGAAGCTATTAATCCAGTTATTACACATAAAGATGGAGTACAAGTTTTTACAGAAGGTTGTTTAAGCGTTCCAGGTTTTACAGAAGATGTTACAAGAGCTCAACATATTATAGTTGAATATTATGATAGACATGGACAAAAGCAAACAATGGAATCAGAAGATTTCCTAGCAGTTGCATGGCAACATGAAATGGAACATTTATCTGGTCATTTATTTATTGAACATTTATCTTTTTTAAAAAGAAAAAAGTTTGAAAAAGAGTGGAAACGAAAATTAAAAGAAGAGAAAAAATAA
- a CDS encoding VWA domain-containing protein — protein MQFLYINVIYLMLIPTFILMFFIITKKNSFDKYFSKEVLEKLSVSNQYFSNKTRNIILFISLLFMIVALARPVINEKEHKSKQKLNAVIIAIDLSKSMLANDIYPTRLEFAKKKLLDIIKLSKTNAFGIILFAKSSFILSPVTQDFTSLKILIENLDSGMNFDNGTNIYSTLETTNKLLKNFKNKNLILLTDGADKKEFKKEIDFANKNNINIYIIATATKKGAAIKLKNGNYLVDKKGNIVTVRLNEHIKNLSLKTNGAYINYSLDSNDISQILNEINSKSKKQEFKEKRFKTYTELFYYPLSFGIFLLLIAFSSLPKLSFKNKKTIQSILFLILFFNLDKINAATFDFQTIEDANKAYKAKDYEKAVEEYKKVNKSPQAKYNQACSLYKDKKFKEAINIYKSIESDDKDLNYKRFHNLGNAYVKTQNLQEAKKAYENALKLKNDKQTKENLELVKKALREPEENKSQDRKKQENKKQNKQKQKEQKKKEQKNTKEKNIQKTKQNEISDLEEKKWLEQLENQKTNPLMKKMESKKEGNELEGNPW, from the coding sequence TTGCAATTTCTATACATAAATGTGATTTATTTAATGCTAATACCTACTTTTATTTTAATGTTTTTTATAATTACCAAGAAGAATTCATTTGATAAATACTTTTCAAAAGAAGTATTAGAAAAGCTTTCAGTTTCTAATCAATATTTTTCAAATAAAACAAGAAATATTATTTTATTTATTTCTTTATTATTTATGATAGTAGCACTCGCACGCCCTGTAATTAATGAAAAAGAGCATAAATCAAAACAAAAATTAAACGCTGTAATAATTGCAATTGATCTTTCAAAATCAATGCTTGCAAATGATATATATCCTACAAGATTAGAGTTTGCAAAGAAAAAACTACTAGATATAATTAAATTATCAAAGACAAATGCATTTGGAATAATTTTATTTGCAAAATCTTCTTTTATTTTATCTCCTGTTACACAAGATTTTACATCATTAAAGATATTAATTGAAAATTTAGACAGTGGAATGAATTTTGATAATGGTACAAATATCTATTCAACACTTGAAACAACAAATAAATTATTAAAAAACTTCAAAAATAAAAATCTTATTTTATTAACAGATGGTGCTGATAAAAAAGAGTTCAAAAAAGAAATAGACTTTGCAAATAAAAACAATATAAATATTTATATCATTGCAACAGCTACAAAAAAAGGAGCTGCGATAAAGTTAAAAAATGGAAATTATTTAGTTGATAAAAAAGGTAATATTGTAACTGTTAGATTAAATGAACATATAAAAAATCTAAGTTTAAAAACAAATGGAGCTTATATAAATTATTCACTTGATTCAAATGATATTTCTCAAATTTTAAATGAAATAAATTCTAAATCAAAAAAACAAGAGTTTAAAGAAAAAAGATTTAAAACTTATACTGAATTATTTTATTATCCTCTTAGTTTTGGAATATTTTTACTTTTAATTGCATTTTCATCTTTACCTAAATTATCTTTCAAAAATAAAAAAACTATACAATCAATTCTTTTCTTAATCTTATTTTTCAACCTAGATAAAATAAATGCTGCAACATTTGATTTTCAGACAATTGAAGATGCAAATAAAGCCTATAAAGCTAAAGATTATGAAAAAGCAGTAGAAGAGTACAAGAAAGTTAATAAAAGTCCTCAAGCTAAATATAATCAAGCTTGTTCATTATATAAAGATAAAAAATTTAAAGAAGCAATAAATATCTACAAGAGTATAGAAAGTGATGATAAAGATTTAAACTATAAAAGATTTCACAATCTTGGAAATGCATATGTAAAAACACAAAATCTACAAGAAGCAAAAAAAGCTTATGAAAATGCCTTAAAATTAAAAAATGATAAACAAACAAAAGAAAATTTAGAATTAGTGAAAAAAGCATTAAGAGAACCAGAAGAAAATAAAAGTCAAGATAGAAAGAAGCAAGAAAATAAAAAGCAAAATAAACAAAAGCAAAAAGAACAAAAGAAAAAAGAACAAAAAAATACTAAAGAAAAAAATATCCAAAAAACAAAACAAAATGAAATATCAGATTTAGAAGAAAAAAAATGGTTAGAACAATTAGAAAATCAAAAAACAAATCCACTTATGAAAAAAATGGAATCTAAAAAAGAAGGGAATGAGTTAGAAGGAAATCCTTGGTAA
- the ppk2 gene encoding polyphosphate kinase 2, which yields MGKDRDIIGDEIKDLEDLNSSLEKEDCKDSTPDIKKKKPKKVQIWVKKETLEYEQELTKLQIELLKLQNHVKEQGLKVLMIFEGRDAAGKGGTIKRITEHLNPRGARVVALEKPSDIETSQWYFQRYTQYLPSAGEIVLFDRSWYNRGGVEPVMGFCTTVEHHEFLKEVPEFEQMLVKSGIILMKFYFSVSKKEQAKRFKKREVDPLKQYKLSPVDKESQKLWDKYTIAKFSMLMASNTDISPWTVIKSDNKKQARINCIKHILTHVDYPNKIDVNDIKTDDNILISGTEEIENMEQENKFARSI from the coding sequence ATGGGGAAAGACAGAGATATTATAGGTGATGAGATAAAAGATTTAGAAGATTTAAACTCTTCTTTAGAAAAAGAAGATTGTAAAGATAGTACTCCTGATATAAAAAAGAAAAAGCCTAAAAAAGTCCAAATTTGGGTTAAAAAAGAAACTTTAGAATATGAACAAGAGCTTACAAAATTACAAATTGAATTATTAAAATTGCAAAATCATGTAAAAGAACAAGGTCTAAAAGTTCTTATGATTTTTGAAGGTAGGGATGCTGCTGGTAAAGGTGGAACTATCAAGAGAATTACTGAGCATTTAAATCCTAGGGGTGCAAGAGTTGTTGCATTAGAAAAACCTAGTGATATTGAAACATCTCAATGGTATTTTCAAAGATACACACAATATCTTCCAAGTGCAGGAGAGATAGTATTATTTGATAGATCATGGTATAACAGAGGTGGTGTTGAACCAGTAATGGGATTTTGTACAACAGTAGAACATCATGAATTTTTAAAAGAAGTTCCAGAATTTGAGCAAATGCTTGTAAAATCAGGAATTATTTTAATGAAATTTTATTTTTCTGTATCTAAAAAAGAACAAGCAAAGAGATTTAAAAAAAGAGAAGTAGATCCGCTTAAACAATATAAACTTTCACCTGTAGATAAAGAATCTCAAAAATTATGGGATAAGTATACAATTGCAAAATTTTCTATGCTTATGGCTTCAAATACTGATATTTCACCTTGGACAGTTATAAAAAGTGATAATAAAAAACAAGCAAGAATTAATTGTATCAAGCATATTCTAACTCATGTTGATTATCCAAATAAAATTGATGTGAATGATATAAAAACTGATGATAATATTTTAATATCTGGTACTGAAGAGATTGAAAATATGGAACAAGAAAATAAATTTGCAAGGTCTATTTGA
- the tig gene encoding trigger factor, producing MEFKANRVDEANAVVSATITKETIETNLDKVAKQAAKTMDIQGFRKGKVPVAVVKQRYADKLREDAEGDALRAILADGLKELNISNEDLVGEPSISKFDKKEDGSIDIEVSVACKPVVDLGDYKSLLPEVEDKAVDTKEIDSKLEEMAAQSAPLTAIETPREVQDKDHALIDFEGFVDGVAFEGGKAEKFALQVGSGSFIPGFEEQIIGMTYGEAKDITVTFPAEYQSKDLAGKEAVFKVLLHEIQEKAAAELTDEFAAKMLPGEENATVATLKEKLEEQMKAEAKNKYYREELKPAYLETLVEKLTFALPATVVDQEINQALNNKVRELSEDEIKALQENPAKVEEMREELREDAQNSVKATFIVDALAKAESVEVSDQEVSQVLYYEAMQMGQNPQDVLKQYQEAGYLPAIKMSMIEEKVISKLLDEKLGK from the coding sequence ATGGAATTCAAAGCAAATAGAGTAGATGAAGCAAATGCAGTAGTATCTGCAACGATTACAAAAGAAACAATTGAAACAAACTTAGACAAAGTAGCTAAACAAGCTGCTAAAACAATGGATATTCAAGGTTTTAGAAAAGGTAAAGTTCCTGTTGCAGTTGTAAAACAAAGATATGCAGATAAATTAAGAGAAGATGCTGAAGGTGATGCATTAAGAGCTATTTTAGCTGATGGTTTAAAAGAATTAAATATTTCTAATGAAGATTTAGTAGGTGAGCCTTCAATTTCTAAATTTGATAAAAAAGAAGATGGTTCAATTGATATTGAAGTATCAGTAGCTTGTAAACCAGTTGTTGATTTAGGTGATTATAAATCATTATTACCAGAAGTTGAAGATAAAGCTGTTGATACAAAAGAAATTGATTCTAAATTAGAAGAAATGGCTGCACAATCTGCTCCTTTAACTGCAATTGAAACACCAAGAGAAGTTCAAGATAAAGATCATGCTTTAATTGATTTTGAAGGTTTTGTTGATGGTGTTGCATTTGAAGGTGGAAAAGCTGAAAAATTCGCATTACAAGTTGGTTCAGGTTCATTTATCCCAGGATTTGAAGAACAAATCATTGGTATGACTTATGGTGAAGCTAAAGATATTACTGTTACTTTCCCAGCAGAATATCAATCAAAAGATTTAGCTGGTAAAGAAGCTGTATTTAAAGTTCTTTTACACGAAATTCAAGAAAAAGCTGCTGCTGAATTAACAGATGAATTTGCTGCTAAAATGTTACCAGGTGAAGAAAATGCAACTGTTGCAACATTAAAAGAAAAACTTGAAGAACAAATGAAAGCTGAAGCAAAAAATAAATATTACAGAGAAGAATTAAAACCTGCATATTTAGAAACTTTAGTTGAAAAATTAACTTTTGCATTACCTGCAACTGTTGTTGATCAAGAAATTAATCAAGCTTTAAATAATAAAGTTAGAGAATTAAGTGAAGATGAAATCAAAGCTTTACAAGAAAATCCTGCTAAAGTTGAAGAAATGAGAGAAGAATTAAGAGAAGATGCGCAAAATTCTGTTAAAGCTACATTTATTGTTGATGCATTAGCAAAAGCAGAATCTGTAGAAGTTTCTGATCAAGAAGTTTCTCAAGTATTATACTATGAAGCAATGCAAATGGGACAAAATCCTCAAGATGTATTAAAACAATACCAAGAAGCAGGATACCTTCCAGCAATTAAAATGTCAATGATTGAAGAAAAAGTTATTTCTAAATTATTAGACGAAAAATTAGGAAAATAA
- the clpP gene encoding ATP-dependent Clp endopeptidase proteolytic subunit ClpP — protein MSYIPYVVEKSGRGERSYDIYSRLLKDRIIMLSGEVNDQVASTIVAQLLFLEAEDPDKDIYLYINSPGGVITSGMSIYDTMNYIKPDVCTICIGQAASMGAFLLSAGVKGKRYSLPNSRIMIHQPSGGAQGQSTDIQIQAKEIQRMKDSLNAMIAEQTGKKVETIANDTERDNFMSADEACAYGLIDEVIAKHK, from the coding sequence ATGAGTTATATACCATACGTAGTTGAAAAAAGTGGAAGAGGTGAGCGAAGTTACGATATTTACTCAAGACTTCTTAAAGATAGAATCATCATGTTAAGTGGTGAAGTAAATGATCAAGTAGCATCAACTATTGTTGCTCAATTACTTTTTTTAGAAGCAGAAGATCCAGATAAAGATATTTATCTTTATATAAACTCTCCAGGTGGAGTTATTACTAGTGGAATGTCTATTTATGACACTATGAATTATATTAAACCTGATGTTTGTACTATTTGTATAGGACAAGCTGCTTCTATGGGTGCATTTTTATTATCAGCTGGAGTTAAAGGTAAGAGATATTCTCTTCCTAACTCTAGAATAATGATTCACCAACCATCAGGTGGTGCTCAAGGGCAATCAACTGATATTCAAATTCAAGCAAAAGAGATTCAAAGAATGAAAGATAGTTTAAATGCAATGATTGCAGAACAAACTGGAAAAAAAGTTGAAACTATTGCTAATGATACAGAAAGAGATAACTTTATGAGTGCTGATGAAGCTTGTGCTTATGGTCTTATTGATGAAGTTATTGCTAAACATAAGTAG